The following coding sequences are from one Pseudonocardia sp. HH130630-07 window:
- a CDS encoding MalY/PatB family protein encodes MDPLEWPALDELRRRTSSKWREYPDDVLPLWIAEADVPLAPAVVEAVTAVLRRGDTGYPAGRGYAEAFARFAADRWGLPTAVGAGAAAPTAVGAGAAAPTAVDLGRAVLVPDVMQGAVAVLQSLAPPGGGVVVTPPVYPPFHSHLRHAGLVPVPAPLTAQGRLDPGTLAAAFARPDVRAFLLCSPHNPTGTVHTADELATVADLARRHGVTVVADEIHAPLVDPGTAFTSWLAVPGAGDGFALWSASKGWNLAGLKAAVAVPGPDADTGRLATDILEVGASHVAVHAHIAALDDGRDWLDGFVAAVGRNRTLLASLLAEHLPGVGYRPGPASFLAWLDCRALGLGDDPAAVFLDRARVALNSGPTFGDGGAGHVRLNVATGPDVLTTAVRRMAAAVS; translated from the coding sequence GTGGATCCCCTGGAGTGGCCGGCCCTGGACGAGCTGCGGCGGCGGACGAGCTCGAAGTGGCGCGAGTACCCCGATGACGTGCTCCCGCTCTGGATCGCCGAGGCGGACGTGCCGCTCGCCCCGGCCGTCGTCGAGGCGGTCACCGCGGTGCTGCGCCGCGGGGACACCGGCTACCCCGCCGGTCGTGGCTACGCCGAGGCGTTCGCCCGGTTCGCCGCGGACCGGTGGGGGCTCCCGACGGCGGTCGGAGCCGGAGCGGCGGCACCGACGGCGGTCGGAGCCGGAGCGGCGGCACCGACGGCGGTCGACCTGGGGCGGGCGGTGCTCGTGCCGGACGTCATGCAGGGCGCCGTCGCGGTGCTGCAGTCGCTCGCCCCGCCCGGCGGCGGGGTCGTCGTCACCCCGCCGGTGTACCCGCCGTTCCACTCGCACCTACGGCACGCCGGGCTCGTCCCGGTGCCGGCCCCGCTGACCGCGCAGGGGCGGCTCGACCCCGGCACGCTCGCCGCCGCGTTCGCGCGGCCGGACGTGCGCGCCTTCCTGCTCTGCTCGCCGCACAACCCGACCGGGACCGTGCACACCGCCGACGAGCTGGCGACGGTCGCGGACCTGGCCCGGCGGCACGGCGTCACCGTGGTGGCCGACGAGATCCACGCGCCGCTGGTGGATCCCGGCACCGCGTTCACGTCGTGGCTCGCCGTCCCCGGCGCGGGGGACGGGTTCGCGCTGTGGTCGGCGTCGAAGGGGTGGAACCTGGCCGGGCTCAAGGCGGCGGTCGCCGTGCCGGGCCCGGACGCCGACACCGGGCGGCTGGCCACCGACATCCTGGAGGTCGGGGCGAGCCACGTGGCGGTGCACGCCCACATCGCCGCCCTCGACGACGGCCGGGACTGGCTGGACGGGTTCGTCGCCGCCGTCGGCCGGAACCGGACGCTGCTCGCGTCCCTGCTCGCCGAGCACCTGCCCGGGGTCGGCTACCGGCCGGGCCCGGCGTCGTTCCTGGCCTGGCTGGACTGCCGTGCGCTCGGGCTCGGCGACGACCCGGCCGCGGTGTTCCTGGACCGGGCCCGGGTCGCGCTGAACTCCGGGCCGACGTTCGGCGACGGCGGCGCGGGGCACGTCCGGCTGAACGTGGCGACCGGGCCCGACGTGCTCACCACCGCGGTGCGCCGGATGGCCGCCGCGGTGTCCTGA
- a CDS encoding adenosine deaminase, which yields MADPTSPAPVPVTRETVRQAPKVLLHDHLDGGLRVETVIDLAREIGYDRLPTTDPAALAAWFLGAAHSGSLERYLETFGHTVAVMQSREALTQVAAEAAEDLAADGVVYAEVRFAPELHVENGLDVDAVVAAVLDGFRIGADRAAAAGRRIRIGTLLTAMRHAARSREIAELAVRHRDAGVVGFDIAGAEKGFPPTRHLDAFEYVRQQNAHVTIHAGEAFGLPSIWEAVQWCGADRLGHGVRIVDDITRARDGAPQLGRLAAWVRDSRVPLEMCPTSNVHTGAAPSLAEHPIGLLTALRFRVTVNTDNRLMSGCSMTSELADLSETFGYGWDTLQWFTVNAMKSAFIGFDERLALINDVIKPGYRALTGR from the coding sequence ATGGCCGATCCGACGAGCCCGGCTCCCGTCCCGGTCACCCGCGAGACGGTGCGGCAGGCGCCGAAGGTGCTGCTGCACGACCACCTCGACGGTGGCCTCCGGGTGGAGACGGTGATCGACCTCGCCCGCGAGATCGGGTACGACCGGTTGCCGACCACCGACCCGGCCGCGCTCGCCGCATGGTTCCTCGGTGCGGCGCACTCCGGTTCGCTGGAGCGCTACCTGGAGACGTTCGGCCACACCGTCGCCGTCATGCAGTCCCGGGAGGCACTGACCCAGGTCGCCGCGGAGGCCGCCGAGGACCTGGCCGCGGACGGCGTGGTCTACGCCGAGGTGCGGTTCGCCCCGGAGCTGCACGTCGAGAACGGCCTCGACGTCGACGCCGTGGTCGCGGCAGTGCTCGACGGCTTCCGGATCGGTGCCGACCGGGCGGCCGCGGCTGGGCGGCGGATCCGGATCGGCACGCTGCTCACCGCGATGCGGCACGCGGCCCGCTCCCGGGAGATCGCCGAGCTCGCCGTGCGGCACCGCGACGCCGGGGTCGTCGGCTTCGACATCGCCGGTGCGGAGAAGGGGTTCCCGCCCACCCGCCACCTCGACGCCTTCGAGTACGTCCGCCAGCAGAACGCACACGTCACCATCCACGCCGGCGAGGCGTTCGGGCTGCCGTCGATCTGGGAGGCCGTCCAGTGGTGCGGCGCCGACCGGCTCGGGCACGGGGTCCGGATCGTCGACGACATCACCCGGGCCCGGGACGGGGCCCCGCAGCTCGGCCGGCTGGCCGCCTGGGTGCGCGACAGCCGGGTGCCGCTGGAGATGTGCCCGACGTCGAACGTGCACACCGGCGCCGCCCCGTCGCTGGCCGAGCACCCGATCGGGCTGCTCACCGCGCTCCGGTTCCGGGTCACGGTCAACACCGACAACCGGCTGATGTCCGGGTGCAGCATGACCAGCGAGCTGGCCGATCTCTCCGAGACCTTCGGCTACGGGTGGGACACCCTGCAGTGGTTCACCGTCAACGCGATGAAGTCCGCCTTCATCGGGTTCGACGAGCGGCTCGCGCTGATCAACGACGTGATCAAGCCGGGGTACCGGGCGCTGACCGGCCGCTGA
- a CDS encoding primosomal protein produces the protein MASDIVPIRLALTRGDVVTLWAPPWREDGEEWEAFLGDDDNVFVFDEIAGLAAFVRTASGHDLEDHPAWSVVPGLDVGELTPDDAHGYDLVGLPELAAADPDAWIVQQLHEIISIVRSLADVCDLTDVVTALDGEESFARLRDGESAFTGREGAKRWSALSAAVTRHWDDILDTVDGLVATPKIDTGALEKARAEAAEWEAAREAAFGSGDDDDEVLEAAALEAGPADDEPQATGFWAEVGIDPIRIESGERSVVTLRCYLDDKPVYLGSDGRIDVFASERAMARALADPEHPAVHGTDLAAAVTLPEVLEAAATGDLQVAVEDMNTYVLTGIGADLAEGVLDLDPVQLDLASELLTDVGEWAGDPEPAEYLAESNSLGWLVSFVVRPDPTRMAPSPPFSREAEAWGELVAGLEARLREH, from the coding sequence GTGGCAAGCGACATCGTCCCGATCCGGCTCGCTCTCACCCGGGGCGACGTGGTCACCCTGTGGGCTCCCCCGTGGCGGGAGGACGGCGAGGAGTGGGAGGCCTTCCTCGGCGACGACGACAACGTGTTCGTCTTCGACGAGATCGCGGGCCTCGCCGCGTTCGTCCGCACCGCCTCCGGGCACGATCTGGAGGACCACCCGGCCTGGTCCGTGGTCCCCGGCCTGGACGTCGGCGAGCTGACGCCGGACGACGCCCACGGCTACGACCTCGTCGGCCTGCCCGAGCTCGCGGCGGCCGACCCGGACGCCTGGATCGTCCAGCAGCTGCACGAGATCATCTCGATCGTCCGCTCGCTGGCCGACGTCTGCGACCTGACCGACGTCGTCACCGCGCTGGACGGCGAGGAGTCCTTCGCCCGGCTCCGCGACGGCGAGTCGGCCTTCACCGGCCGCGAGGGGGCCAAGCGCTGGTCGGCGCTGTCCGCCGCGGTCACCCGGCACTGGGACGACATCCTCGACACCGTCGACGGGCTGGTCGCCACCCCGAAGATCGACACCGGCGCGCTGGAGAAGGCGCGTGCCGAGGCCGCCGAGTGGGAGGCCGCCCGCGAGGCGGCGTTCGGCAGCGGCGACGATGACGACGAGGTGCTCGAGGCCGCCGCGCTGGAGGCCGGCCCGGCCGACGACGAGCCGCAGGCCACCGGGTTCTGGGCCGAGGTCGGCATCGACCCGATCCGCATCGAGTCCGGCGAGCGGTCGGTCGTGACCCTGCGGTGCTACCTCGACGACAAGCCGGTCTACCTCGGCTCCGACGGCCGGATCGACGTGTTCGCCTCCGAGCGCGCGATGGCCCGGGCCCTCGCGGACCCGGAGCACCCCGCCGTGCACGGCACCGACCTCGCTGCGGCCGTCACGCTGCCCGAGGTGCTGGAGGCCGCCGCGACCGGCGACCTGCAGGTCGCCGTCGAGGACATGAACACCTACGTGCTCACCGGCATCGGGGCGGACCTCGCCGAGGGGGTGCTGGACCTGGACCCGGTACAGCTCGACCTGGCGTCGGAGCTGCTCACCGACGTCGGCGAGTGGGCGGGCGACCCGGAGCCGGCGGAGTACCTCGCGGAGTCGAACAGCCTGGGCTGGCTGGTGTCGTTCGTGGTCCGGCCGGACCCGACCCGGATGGCGCCCAGCCCGCCGTTCAGCCGCGAGGCGGAGGCCTGGGGCGAGCTCGTCGCCGGGCTGGAGGCCCGGCTGCGGGAGCACTGA
- the upp gene encoding uracil phosphoribosyltransferase, with protein sequence MDTSVVDHPLARARLSTMRDARTDSATFRAALRELTLMLIYEATRSAPLAETPIHTPVARTTGYRLAAPPVLVPVLRAGLGMAEAALNLVPEAQMGFVGMARDEESLQPVPYMESLPDSLVGRPVFVLDPMLATGGSMVHTVELLTRRGADDVTAVCVLAAPEGVRVLADSGLPVRLVTASVDERLNDSAFIVPGLGDAGDRQFGSV encoded by the coding sequence GTGGACACGAGCGTCGTCGACCACCCGCTGGCGCGGGCCCGGCTGAGCACGATGCGGGACGCCCGCACCGACAGCGCGACCTTCCGCGCCGCGCTGCGCGAGCTGACCCTCATGCTGATCTACGAGGCGACCCGCTCCGCCCCGCTCGCCGAGACGCCGATCCACACCCCGGTGGCCCGGACGACCGGCTACCGGCTGGCGGCGCCCCCGGTCCTCGTCCCCGTGCTGCGGGCCGGGCTGGGGATGGCCGAGGCGGCGCTGAACCTCGTCCCGGAGGCGCAGATGGGCTTCGTCGGGATGGCCAGGGACGAGGAGTCGCTGCAGCCGGTGCCCTACATGGAGTCGCTGCCCGACTCGCTCGTCGGGCGCCCGGTGTTCGTGCTCGACCCGATGCTGGCGACCGGCGGCTCCATGGTGCACACGGTCGAGCTGCTCACCCGCCGCGGCGCGGACGACGTCACCGCGGTCTGCGTGCTGGCCGCCCCGGAGGGGGTACGGGTGCTGGCGGACTCCGGGCTGCCGGTCCGGCTGGTGACCGCCAGCGTCGACGAGCGGCTGAACGACTCGGCCTTCATCGTCCCCGGCCTGGGCGACGCCGGGGACCGCCAGTTCGGCTCGGTCTGA
- a CDS encoding GDSL-type esterase/lipase family protein has protein sequence MRARRVPARQLLSVVLVAAVVAAVAALAVADRPEENDVPAVAAPGVLRVLPLGASSTVGVGSLGTAGYRLPLWERLTARGVRLDYVGSRNSGPDALPDGDHEGRSGWSAARMASFVGGWVLAADPDVVLLHAGTNDLLAGASARSTAQSLDRVLERIFAAAPGTHVVMAGVWAPLPRQRAARGELNTLLPQVAQRHRELGHSVEYADVSSLFPAGRTADGLHAGPLAYREIAGMWAGRIETWLDRRAARRLTRPA, from the coding sequence GTGCGCGCGCGACGGGTGCCGGCCCGGCAGCTGCTCTCGGTCGTGCTCGTCGCGGCCGTCGTCGCCGCGGTCGCGGCCCTGGCGGTGGCCGACCGGCCGGAGGAGAACGACGTCCCCGCGGTCGCCGCGCCCGGCGTGCTGCGGGTGCTGCCGCTCGGGGCGTCGTCGACGGTCGGCGTGGGCAGCCTCGGCACCGCCGGGTACCGGCTGCCGCTGTGGGAGCGGCTCACCGCGCGCGGCGTGCGGCTCGACTACGTCGGCTCGCGGAACTCCGGGCCGGACGCGCTGCCCGACGGCGACCACGAGGGACGCTCGGGCTGGAGCGCGGCCCGGATGGCCTCGTTCGTCGGCGGCTGGGTGCTGGCCGCGGACCCGGACGTCGTGCTGCTGCACGCCGGGACGAACGACCTGCTCGCCGGGGCGTCGGCACGGTCGACGGCGCAGAGCCTGGACCGGGTGCTGGAGCGGATCTTCGCCGCGGCGCCGGGCACGCACGTCGTCATGGCCGGGGTGTGGGCCCCGCTGCCCCGCCAGCGTGCGGCCCGCGGCGAGCTGAACACGCTGCTGCCGCAGGTCGCGCAGCGGCACCGGGAGCTGGGGCACTCCGTGGAGTACGCCGACGTGTCGTCGCTGTTCCCGGCCGGGCGCACCGCCGACGGGCTGCACGCCGGCCCGCTCGCCTACCGGGAGATCGCCGGGATGTGGGCCGGCCGGATCGAGACCTGGCTGGACCGGCGGGCCGCGCGGCGGCTCACCCGTCCGGCATGA
- a CDS encoding flavodoxin family protein yields the protein MTTLLIVHHTPSPGTAELLDAVQAGAADPEISGVRTVSRAALAATASDLLAADAVLLGTPAAIGYMSGALKHFLDQVYYVCGDDTRGLPYGLWVHGGSDTSGATRSVTRIAEGMGWTAAAAPVELTGPPDAAARDRCRELGAVLAATVMPDG from the coding sequence GTGACCACCCTGCTGATCGTGCACCACACACCGTCCCCCGGGACGGCCGAGCTGCTCGACGCGGTGCAGGCGGGTGCGGCCGACCCGGAGATCAGCGGGGTGCGGACGGTCAGCAGGGCCGCGCTGGCCGCGACCGCGTCGGACCTGCTGGCCGCGGACGCGGTGCTGCTCGGCACCCCGGCCGCCATCGGCTACATGTCCGGGGCGCTCAAGCACTTCCTCGACCAGGTCTACTACGTCTGCGGGGACGACACCCGGGGCCTGCCGTACGGCCTGTGGGTGCACGGCGGCTCGGACACCTCCGGAGCGACCCGGTCGGTCACCCGGATCGCCGAGGGCATGGGCTGGACCGCGGCCGCCGCACCCGTCGAGCTCACCGGCCCGCCGGACGCCGCGGCCCGCGACCGGTGCCGTGAGCTCGGTGCGGTGCTGGCCGCGACCGTCATGCCGGACGGGTGA
- a CDS encoding phospho-sugar mutase — protein sequence MLAPQLRDAVLRWIADDPDPDTRTELQRVLATAMAGGPPAEDAAAELAERMSGPLRFGTAGLRGPVRAGPSGMNVAVVTRATAGLAAWLRASGQQGGQVVVGRDARHGSAAFATATARVLAGAGFTPVLLDGPVPTPLVAFAVRHLGAVAGIAVTASHNPPADNGYKVYLSDGAQLVGPDDAAIEAAVDAAPAAVAVPLGALPDPADLTGPYLDRVATLPRGPQGPAPRIALTPMHGVGGALVTAAFARTGVHDVRVVASQARPDPDFPTVAFPNPEEPGATDALLALAAESGADLAVALDPDADRCAIGVPGDGGWRMLSGDETGVLLGDHLLRTGPPPGDDRPLVATTVVSSSMLGRVAAARGARFAETLTGFKWIVRGGPGLVFGYEEAIGLCVDPGGVRDKDGISAAVVAADLVRGLAAAGSSVPARLDELAAEFGVHLTRGVSLRLPAAERDAAVQRLRDAPPSGWEIDRPAPDVLRLRRDGERVVVRPSGTEPKLKAYLEVVEPPAGDVALVPASRAVAADRLAALGAEVERMLAP from the coding sequence GTGCTCGCCCCGCAGCTGCGCGACGCCGTCCTGCGCTGGATCGCCGACGACCCCGACCCGGACACCCGCACCGAGCTGCAGCGGGTGCTCGCGACCGCGATGGCCGGCGGTCCCCCCGCCGAGGACGCCGCGGCCGAGCTCGCCGAGCGGATGTCCGGTCCGCTGCGGTTCGGCACCGCGGGCCTGCGCGGACCGGTGCGGGCCGGACCGTCCGGGATGAACGTGGCGGTGGTGACCCGGGCGACGGCCGGGCTCGCCGCCTGGCTGCGCGCGTCCGGGCAGCAGGGCGGGCAGGTGGTCGTCGGCCGGGACGCGCGGCACGGTTCCGCCGCCTTCGCCACGGCGACGGCCCGCGTGCTGGCCGGTGCCGGGTTCACCCCGGTGCTCCTCGACGGACCGGTGCCGACGCCGCTCGTCGCGTTCGCCGTCCGGCACCTGGGCGCCGTCGCGGGGATCGCGGTCACGGCGTCGCACAACCCGCCCGCCGACAACGGCTACAAGGTCTACCTCTCCGACGGCGCGCAGCTCGTCGGACCGGACGACGCCGCCATCGAGGCCGCCGTCGACGCCGCACCGGCCGCCGTCGCGGTCCCGCTCGGCGCACTCCCGGACCCGGCCGACCTCACCGGCCCGTACCTCGACCGCGTCGCCACGCTGCCCCGCGGCCCCCAGGGCCCCGCCCCGCGGATCGCGCTGACCCCGATGCACGGCGTGGGCGGTGCGCTGGTCACCGCGGCGTTCGCCAGGACCGGGGTGCACGACGTCCGGGTGGTCGCGAGCCAGGCCCGGCCGGACCCGGACTTCCCGACGGTCGCGTTCCCGAACCCGGAGGAGCCCGGCGCCACCGACGCGCTGCTCGCGCTCGCCGCGGAGTCCGGGGCCGACCTGGCCGTCGCCCTGGACCCGGACGCCGACCGGTGCGCGATCGGCGTCCCCGGCGACGGCGGCTGGCGGATGCTCAGCGGCGACGAGACGGGCGTCCTGCTCGGCGACCACCTGCTGCGCACCGGACCACCGCCCGGCGACGACCGCCCGCTGGTGGCGACGACGGTGGTCTCCTCGTCGATGCTGGGCCGGGTCGCGGCGGCCCGCGGCGCCCGGTTCGCCGAGACGCTGACCGGCTTCAAGTGGATCGTCCGCGGCGGGCCGGGGCTGGTCTTCGGCTACGAGGAGGCGATCGGGCTCTGCGTCGATCCCGGCGGGGTCCGGGACAAGGACGGGATCTCCGCGGCCGTCGTGGCCGCCGACCTGGTCCGCGGGCTCGCCGCCGCCGGGTCGTCGGTACCCGCGCGGCTCGACGAGCTGGCCGCGGAGTTCGGCGTCCACCTCACCCGCGGCGTCTCGCTGCGCCTGCCCGCGGCCGAACGCGACGCCGCGGTGCAGCGGCTGCGCGACGCACCGCCGTCCGGCTGGGAGATCGACCGTCCCGCGCCGGACGTGCTGCGGCTGCGCCGCGACGGCGAGCGGGTCGTCGTCCGCCCGTCCGGGACCGAACCGAAGCTGAAGGCCTACCTGGAGGTCGTCGAGCCCCCGGCCGGGGACGTCGCGCTCGTCCCGGCGTCGCGGGCCGTGGCGGCCGACCGGCTCGCCGCGCTCGGGGCCGAGGTCGAGCGGATGCTGGCCCCGTGA